In Magnolia sinica isolate HGM2019 chromosome 16, MsV1, whole genome shotgun sequence, the genomic window gttttagcggatcgaggtaccaaagttaaacgggtttggcactggtaagttggtaccttagattcaaacagtagggtccatacatggtgaacatatatcgggccaatcgggttacttaacaagctcaactagtacgagcgtacattaacttaatcgacatgaaatgcataagcattccgcgtggcctaaccactgccgtcaaacgaCGTACgattcggattcatcgaacgtatccgtcgtggttAAATCAATTCAGTCGCCGAttgtaaaccgttaccgattgcttgggctacattgtagccccGATCGCACTTCAAACATTAACATTCACGTGTAACAACCAAagccagcatgtgacaaccaaatctaaatataaattttaTCTGAGCATTTCAACGTAACACGTACTACACATGTTACAATACATAGGCAGTTTATCCatcaatcacatagtagtaaggtaggttacataaagaaactgtaaccatagataaggggattgagaatcctatctcaacaccctcattacatatatttaaaccagcattttctcattcaggcattttatcgaacacttagtctacacatattacatatatataataaatcagttaaaacacatgttatagcaaatcctcctacATAGGAGTTTCCACACACACAACGATTAGgtattagcaatcaataatcatagcaagtacaaaacataatttcatattcattcaaacattttaacaaacacttagaatgcattcgaaatagcctaacctacatatatatgtaatatattgaAACATCTTAACTatgcatatgtgatagcactcaagtcagtcataaatcattaaatgatattgaaagctttgaaaatcataacctaaacgtttatagtccgcacctttgaccggtagactcgtaacgaactcaatttAAACACTAAGTCATCGCctatggcacaacgacaacctatatcATGGAATATGTTAACTACTTCAGCATTCTCTCTACTTGTAtccttaaaacagattagggttaggatttcttacctatgAACAgagtcagaatcgccggaatagcgatacagacAAGGTGGTAAAGCATGTGGAGCgacgggattgaatcccaggaacaaatgccaattctctctcactttctctttctttccttctcttttctctcttctctctcctagggttgcaaattcgtatgtaaagggagagagagggtttaaggcccttatataggcccagaactgatgggaatggccccagggccatggtatacttgggttatagccaaatagtggtcgtttggtccaacggagctgttctggaggccccttttctgcatgcggtcgaacttaagctccctgacaatggatctaggccaggctaagttttcggtccgatcggatttgtagatcgataatggcggaccaatttcagttcaacggtcaccggtactcgatcagggtcacaagtgcactgacatgtgttgaaaatttttcctgatccgagggtgtatttgggtcagaatccgacggtctgaatccttagattcggcctgcaagcgaacggctcaattcacttaagtttcagtttattttccaaagatattcacgtttctcacacacttcgcttcaggctcaagttatgcgctCTGGATACCTCTAGGACTTGATTtatgagatggttgtcaagtctagtaatgcggtcatttttggggcaatcggactttcgacgtgcggtccagttctgatacgaagtttcatgatgctcctgagagcaactgggttttgagatagatcctaagtttttaggcaatgtagCGTTAGCAATCCTGCAGATTTTGGGTcatacagatcgaatttaaagtaattagtgttaatttcatagATAACCTAGTTTAGCTAGCGCTAGTTAattctcgcttaatttctaaaggatttggtccttagtgatttctgtctgaggtggtgctcgggtctttgtacggattttttcgagacgttacaactgTGGTCTCGCAACCAGGGAGGTCAACTCGTCTCCTTGGAAAACCAAGTCGAGGCCTTGACAGGTAATATAAATCTCATAATGCAAATATTAGAGAGGCAGAACCCACCTCCCGACCAGGGAGCGAGAGCAGACGCGGTAACTGAGCTATCTTGACCTCCTCAAGTACCCAACGCCTCGCATGTGATCAAGCAACCACCAGGGCAACATAGCAACATGCTCACGTATACCACAGGAACCACTGCGCACGTTGACTCTGACCTACGCCATACCTTGGAGAAGAGGAGGCATGGGAAAGCTCCGAGGTGATAGCAGAGAACAAGGTCCAGTCGGAGGCCGAACTCAGGGAGATCTGAGGACAACTTGGCAACATTCAACAAGCATACCACGCTCAGATTTTAACCTTAATTGATGCCATGTTGGAGGAAATGAAACTGTCGTTTACTGATGACATCATGAGATCTCAACTTCCGCCGAGATTCCGGATGCCTCAGATCACTCCATACTTTAGAGCCGGAGATCCAACGGAACACCTCGAATCCTTTCGAGCATGGATGGAGCTGCGCAGCGCTTCAAGCTCAGTAATGTGTCGAGCTTTCTCCCTAACCTTATCAGGAGAGGCACTAAAATGGTATAGGCagctgaagccaaagtccatTGGCTCCTTCACACAGCTCAGTAAAACCTTCATCATGCAGTTTATTGGAGAAAAAGATAAAAGGAAGCCAACAACCCATCTCCTCACTGttacccaaaaggaggatgagctACTGAAAAACTACATTATccgcttcaatgaggagacaGTGCAAGTGAACAACTACTCTGACCAAATAGCTTTGGCCCCCATGATATTAAGCCTACAGGAGGGAAAGTTCCTCTTCTCAATTGGCAAGAACCCTCCGACCATCCTAGGTGATCTCCTTAACCAAGCGCAAAAGTACTCTAACGCTAAGGAACTCTTTAGCTTGCGGAATGCTACTCGGAGTGTCAGAAACTTGGCTAAGGACAGGAAGCGCAAGGAGGAAAGCCACCCACTGTCAGCAGCAAGAAGAGAAGGGATGACGACCCGAACAAAGGCTCACGCCCTAATCGACAACCGAAGAGCAGATTCCGCTCCTATACCCTGCTAAACACTACTCCTGAACAAGTTCTTATGAAAGTTCACGACAAAAAATCCTGAAGTAGCCAAGTAGGATGAGGGCCGATGCGAATAAGAGAGATAAAAGAAAGTATTGCCACTTCCACTACGATCATAAACACACTACTGCCGACTGCTTTGATCTCAAGGAAGATATCAAGTCCCTCATTTGGGGCAAACATCTGTAGGAGTACGTCCACAGGAGAAGGGATGAGCAACCAAAAAAGATGGATGAGCAACAAGGCAACAGAAATGACAACGAAGCGACATGTGAGATACGCACAATCTTCGAAGGACCCTCGGGGGGCAAGGACTCAAATAGAGCACGCAGGGCTCATGCTCGGAGCATCAATAGCAACAGCACAAATCATCACATTCATCTAACAAGTAAGGCAATAAAGGAGTAGAAGTTGGTTCCTTGTAGCTTGACCTTTACCAAGGAGGATGTCCGAAGAATCCACCACCCGCACGACGATGCCTTGGTGGTAACCATAACAGTGGCCAACCACTAGGTGCACCGtatattggtggacaccggcaATTCATCTGACATCCTCTTAGCTACTGCTTTCAACAAGATGGGGATCGGGAGATCCTGACTATGTCCCATCCGAACGCCCTTGCTCGGGTTTGCAGGAGAGCAAATCACCTCCAAAGGAAGTATATTGCTTCCCATCACTGCGGGAGAGGGTCACAACCAAACTATCCTGATAATCGACTTCCTCGTAGTCGACTGTCTATTCATCTACAATATCATTTTGGGACAACCATCCCTCAACGCTATGAGAGCAGCAATGTATACCTATCACCTTGCGATGAAATTCCCAACCGACCATGGGGTCGGTCAAGTTAAAGGCAATCAGCACTAAGGGCAAAAGCATGATAACATACGATGGCTGTCACCTCCCTCGACCCTCAAGAAGAATCGGCTAAAAGAGAGTCTCTTATGGAAAACCTTATGGCGGTGTCCCTTTGCGAGACCGACCCGACCCGCACAATTTAGGTCGATTTATTGTTAGCCCCAGGTCAACGAGAAGAGATCATCAAACTACTGAAGCGACATGCCGACTTCTTCGCATAGTCCCACAAGGACATGCCCAGCATCGAACCAGAGGTAATGGTTCACAGATTGAACGTTGATCCCAACCAACGACCAGTGAGGCAGAAGCGACGAGCATTCGAACCAAAATGTTACACCATCATTGGAAAGGAGGTCGAAAAGCTCTTAGAGGTTGGATTCATTGAAGAAATCTACTACCCTGACTGGATAGCGAATGTCGTgctggtaaaaaaaataaatgaaaattaatgGGTATGTGTTGACTACATGGACTTGAATAAGGCGTGCCCTAAAGACAATTTCCCTCTCCCAAGGATCACGGTAGGGCACGAACTCATCAGCTTCTTAGACACCTACTCAAGTTCCAATCAGATCGTCATGCATGTGcatgacaagcagaagatgacCTTAATCATCGACAAAGGGCTCTACTACTATAAGGTCATGTCTTTCGGGTTAAAGAACGCCAGAGCGATGTATTAATGTCTCGTCAACAAGATATTCGCTAAGCAGAACGGACACTCTATGGAAGTCTGTGTTAATGACATGCTGGTCAGGAGCATTAGGGCAACAAACCACATGACTGACCTCGAAGAGATGTTCACCATCCTAAGGAATTACCAAATGAAGCTAAACTCGAACAAGTGTGCCTTTGGGGTAAGTTCAGGAAAGTCCTCGGCTTCTTGGTCAACCAAAGGGTAATTGAAGCAAATCCCAACAAGATCCAGGCACTGCTGAATATGAGCTCACCCAAAACTACAAAGAAAATTCAATGCCTCACAGGCAGAGTTGCGAGCCTCAATAGGTTCATCTTCAGAGCAATATACAAGTGCTTGTTGTTCTTCCGATAGCTGAAGGGCAAGACGAAGCTGACATGGGATGACGACTATGAACAAGCCTTCCAACAGCTCAAGTAGTACCTGAGGTCACCCCCACTACTCTACAAGCCCGAAAAGGGGAGTCATTGCTGCTTTACTTGGTTGTCTCAACCACAGCGATCAGCTAAGCCTTGGTATGAGAGGTTGAAAGCAAGCAATTTCCTGTGTATTATGTCAGCAAGGCACTGGTCCCAGCTGAGACTAGATACCCTGATATCGAAAAGGTCGCGCTGGCCTTAATTGTGTCGTCATGACGCCTTTGCCCATACTTCCAAACCCACACCATTGCGGTcccgtgttgagggtcaaatattgcatattagaccccagttattacttggtttgatgcacatgataatgtttaatgttctattttaatcatgtttgtgttgcaaggttatttcaagagcttggattgaaaaggatgctaagagcatggatttaacgctcaagaatcatcaaagccattaatcactgatttgggggccatctgatatctggatatgcttcaattttggtcttcaACCCCTCAAATTAGGCGAAGAAACAAATGAGCTGTGTAGATTTCTCGCAGGCATCACAAATGGACCCCACTTGCAGTGCACTCACACCAGCAACCAGGGACCAGCAGTGCACCAGACGTGGAGACGAGTCAAACGTCGTTTGACCCGACTTCTATTCAAattaagagagaaatctctctccgTTTCGCAGCTGCGCACAGCCGACAAACAACGTCCGTTTGAAGGACGTTGTGGGTCACCATCATCAGCCGATaggatgatccacaccgttaatcaaGATCATGAGCCACGTCCGACCAGACCCTAGGTGCGCTCACATGGGACGCTACATGTAGGTGCACGCGTTTCTCAGCAGAAAGATCTTTGTATTGATGGACAGAGTACGTTTGCAAGCTGCTGGGACCCACCGATGATTCGGGATGGATGATTCAGACTGTCCGTCAGGCTGTAGGATCCACAGGGAGTGGGCCACGCATGGAGAAAGATTGGAAAAAACTAGAAAGTCTGGTTTGAATGGGAATCCCGAAATCAGTGGGATTTCCCACCGCGCACGCGAACGAACAACTCCTCTGTTGCGAGTTGTTCTGGTCCACCCCTGTGATCGAACAGgataatccaatccgtctatcacgTTCAGAGGACAAGTTTGGTCCAACCTAGCTTGTTTCACACCCAGGAAACACCTCACGCGCCCCGTAAATTAGTCCGCAACCGAACCAGTTCTAAGGCCTTTTACGCACCCCCTGTTTACGCGCTCCCATTCCCGCGCCCACGCATGCAGACCGATCACATTCAGGGGCTTAGTGGGGCCACTACTGAGGGAATGGAGagaatctaaactgttcattggATACAATGGCTAAAACCGGACCACTGTAGAAGAAATCTCGCCAGAAGATATCTATTGCACCACTCGCAGATTCTCTGCATTTGGTCACCACGCGCACGACATTGCGAAGCAAAGTTGGCAGCGTAAAACGTCAACCGACCTGCTGGCCGTACACCTATAAAAGAGGAGGGAGAGCCGGGGAGAAAAACGTGTggaagcaagagagagagagagagagcaatcgGCTGGTCTAAGAGTTCCTTCTTTCCTTAGCTGTTTTTCTTAATGCTTTTCTTAAAaaattctagttcaatcatgtctatggttggctaaacctcttagctggggctaagaagtgaagcttgtagtgtgatgggattgcttgattcatgtttatattaaatcctctttgattttagtttgattataagaataCTTGCACTTttgaatggtttgttgtgacttgaattacaatgaatctgcaatagctttgagtatgttctcttcgttattgagattgtgaatttagaagATCTGTTGTTCATCGTCATCCCTGGGAcacggttggatgatggaatcctctctaactctcacaattctttcagattggttgtggattggtaaatttgttgtttgctttatctcatgagcatggttttgtgatggaatcacttctagttctcatacctctcctCCAttaagaactagatcaaaggaagttcagatttgatgagTTCTCGTCCAATTgtataagatgggactctgattccagttgagttcgtgaatcaagcatagatctccttgatctctacaggTGGATACTTGtaaaccctagttttccacctttgaatttacaagttttagttaaataattcacaattactctttaaatttttcagatttagattttcatcctcttctagttctagttctagttgctctgagaaaacacacaagttcagtccttgtggattcgacctcggtcttaccaagattattactacatcacgaccctacacttgggttgtGAACATCCCGACCAATTGGTCCCTTCGTTAAGTGCTCCAAAAACCCGAGGTATCATGGAGACAAATAAAGTGGGCGATCGAGCTTGGAGAATTCGACATTGAGTACTAACCCTGAACTTCTATCAAGGGTCAGGCAATAGCTAACTTCATTGCTGAGTTCACTGATATCGAGCCTACTGAAGAAATCAAAGACAATGAGAAAGCTGTCATGCAAGAGTGGACCCTTAACATTGATGGGCCCTCCAATTCAAAAGGCAGTGGAGCTGGAATAATCCTTGTCACACCCGACCAGACCTGCACACAATATGCCCTAAGATTTGGGTTTCCAACGTCTAACAATGCGGCAGAGTATGAAGCACTCCTCGCCTAGTGAAAGCTATGGGAGCCCGAGCCATAAAAGTCCACAGCAATTCCCAACTCATCATCAACCAAGTCGCTGACAAGTACCGAGTAAAGGGAGAGAAAATGATCGCTTAGCTCCAGAAGGCGAGGGAACTTATCATCGAATTCAGTAAGTGTGAAGTCGCCTTGGTGCCTTGAGCAGAAAATTCCCGAGCGAATGCTTGGCAAAACTAGCTGCAGCAGCCAACGACGACATCACCAAATCAATCTCGCTTGAGTTCTTGCCCGAGCCCAACATCCGCCAACCTAAACCGGAGGGAGCATTTCCTGTCATCTCGATGCCGACCTGGATGAACCTGATCACAACCTATCTCCAGTAGAACAAGCTACCTGATGACAAGCTCGAAGCATACAAAATTCGAAGCAGAGAACTCGGTAGGCTATGATAGGGGACGTCCTCTACAAAAGAGGATTTTTCTTACCATACCCCGGGCAggtaaggtcaaacccccttcCAATTAGccctgacatagtgggagacgtggcctaccaATCTATCCATCGTGTGCTCTtgaatccacttggtctagacattggagcatcctactggtacacaaggtttaaggactttcacacAGGGATGCTTATGACACCCTATAACCTCAATAGTTTTCTATGTCCATACTCATATACGCCAGCCATATCCCGACTGTGGGTACATCCCCGGTGTCACTAAGGAGTACATGCAACATGTCATACATAATGCGtcatgcatgaatcacactattcaagtCATGCATCAAGTCATATGATGATCATGTGAGCGACCATGTCTCATATGGGTCCCTTAAGTATATCAAGTCaaaaggcgtatgctatgatcattcGAAATACATAACAGACATATAGATTATGCGTGTGGGTATATGAATGGCATGGGCTTCATTATACTACGCATATTATCAATGTTGACCTTATCAGGGCTAGGTATATTAGAATGTTACCAAACATACATAAATATTCTCATTCATGTATAAAATGTAGGGTGCACAATATATGTGATAATCCACCTTAAATAGTTCAATATAAAGAGAGTGACAGGACCTGAATGATGGGCCCTATTAGAAGTTTAAACGTCCatgtagcatggtccacctgagaattacaTCAGTCCACACTTAGGCTTGTGCATATAAAATAGGCCGATAGCACAAATGTATGGTAcagataagacatatacatcaaggtagtttCACAGTCTAAAATGATTCGTAAAAACAGACAGACAGCTTGAATACAACACGTACATTTGAGTGGCCCCTGTTTTGAAATAATCTATCAAGATAGATGAACCACgttcatacatcattgtggaatCAATCCCTGGATGAACGGAGTtaataaacccatacatcaggtgggataTCATAGtgtgccttaggaagtttttaatggtaagcattcaatcaccaatactttcttggtggggtccacctctgatCAGGCCACACTTCCACCCTCAGGTAGGGGTCAAGTTTCCCACACACCCAACCAACTAGGACCCCAAAATGGCCCCCACAAGTGCACTAAACAGGCAGGTCAATACTATTGTCCAACAAGTGCCAAGTAGGGTACTATTCGTACTAACAATCCAACGACCCACAAGGGCCCATTGCCATTTGTAGCGATTAGATTAGAGGGTTCACCTGGGAGCCTCATCTACACATTGGTGGGTGTCCACCATGGGTCCCACAACCCCTGGAAAGGTCTTCAAACCAGTTCAAACAAAGCCTAACAAGGCTACCCAAAGTGCCCTTCCATCAACAAAACAGGGCATGCCCACTGGCAGGTTGGCCCACCAAGGCTTGTTGGCCTATGTGGCCATCAAAACAGTGGACCCTCTGGGGCATAGTGTGTACATCAAAGTGGATCCCACGAGTGGACCACTTGTTGTTTTGGGATGTCACTGTCAAGCTTGTATCATCTTCTGGAAAAGTCATGTGGCAATAAATGCCATAGTAcgtggttttcaatggtggacattttagTCTCaatttttcctatagtgtggcccacctaagatctaTGTTAGGCCAATTTTTAGGACTAAGGCCTAAAAtggcatggaaaaatggatggacagtgtggatcctcATAAAACGATGGATCAACAAAAGTCGGGTATCAACCAAATAttagtgttttcactttataCATGCCTATGTGAACTTACTAATAGATTAGATGGTAATAAATGTCATGATATGgctctaggaagatttcaatagtgGGCGTTAGTGACCACCagtgtttcctgcggtgtggcccatttatggtcggaatctacctcatatttgacccctgaccataaaatgatctggcaaagaggatggacagcatggattaaccAAATGACTCAAGGTGGGATCACAAGTGAAAAACCTCACTCACCTTGTTGAGGTAGACAGCCACTCTGCATGCAGTGCCTTTGACACCGACTacctattttgtttttattttaaacaCATAGGTGAGGTCCCACATGGGTGATCGACTCCGTCCATGAGGTTGGCTAGCTCATGATGGGCCTAATGAACTTTGGATATCCATTAAAgccaaagaaaaagagaaatggaAAGGAAAGATGATATGGATATCAAAGTATACGTTAAGATGGAGTTCATTTGATGGCCCCGACATCAAGACAATAGGTaatgaaaatcgggggtcgagcataggcccaactcccaagttccaacacatcacttatgtaacatagataataatgattaaatgttctttgtattagtgcattaaacatgaatgagattataccaaaacagcatatcatactctagagacaagtgagttttgcaagcggaagactgtaatacatgtataagatatatgaactgtagtaggtctccgaagtgtgatcatgttaccaggttaaatatatacatgtatactcccaaaatgtacaaaatgaatgtatatgtgtgctccaaaatacagaATAACAGTGTAAGGGCATCTAATCAGTGTCCTTATAGCCCCggcgatcaggacacgactcacatgaacccgcccgataactgcatgtaagagaatgcctcctcgtcatcctcgaagTTTGGCTCTGCCTCATAGGCATCACcaccacctgcagctaagacagagtctactTGGTATCTACAAcatcgtcccagaacgtgggagtgagtgatcaactcagtggagctataaagcaaaggttaacatgttatcaattccgtcaagcagtaataataaagcaatacaacaagcattcctaagtactctggttaatacaaGGATATTATGTATTaataatgtatgccctcacctacactccctctgcgaacttcatctcacggtcgcggcatgcatccATTTCACAGTGCTCAActctaacgccaaaggcacatgcaatgcagtgcatgaacatgattaccgagttcttattagaccttttcatacagcaggattgggaagctaaggtacctcccttatatcaattcccgaacaatgatccattctagggtcatcaatcctagtaaatctcatacgatcttgcagttctaggtcactacaaagggcttgtcacttgatcagtgtaggcctagtttatactctagttgctatggaaaggctcgtcgcctcaacacaGTCTTATAgtatgttcgaggtcactacaaagggcttatcacttgatcagtgtaggctgacagctcgaatacagtgtctcataccactgtattcagctcacgaggcggtgttgctcactggtcactatggggaggctcgtcgccccaacgtaggccgacagctcaaccacggtgtcccataccaccatgtctggctcatgagtcttagcagattaaggtaccaaggttaacgagattttcactggtgagtttggtaccttaggttcaagcagtagtgtccatacatagtgaacatacatcgggttaatcgggttacttgacgagctcgactagtacgagcatatttcgagccgatcgacatggagtgcgtcagtactccgtgtggcctaaccactgtcgacaacccaagtacgactcggattctcGAATAGGtccggtgtggcgaaacaacctcaactACCAAtccaggacctgttaccgattgcctggactataccatagtcccaaacgcaCTCCAAATATAATAGGAATACATATGTGCTAGTCCAAAATAGCATGTAGCACCCAACTTAAATAtaagtctcatttgagcatttcaacaaacacatagtgtgcaTATTagcgtacataggcatttcaacaatAAAGCATGTAGTAGTGTATAAGATATATAAAGGAAAACTATAACcatggttaagggaattgagaatcctatctcaacaccctcattacatgtattttaaCAAGTAgttcctcattgaggcattttatcaaatacttagactacacatattacatatatgtaataacttagttaaaacacatgttataacaaatcctttcacaaggaaatgccacgtatacaacgatcatacatttacaatcaagaatcatggcaagcatgaatcataattccatattcattcaagcatatcaacaagCACATGAATTTcactattttcaacatagttcatatatatgtgtaaagtgcaggaaacatcgtatctaagcatgtggtatcattcaagtcagtcataaattgttaactggcattgaaagccttaaaaaccataacctaaacatttatagtccgcacctttcgccggtagactcgtaacgaactcagtttaaaagctaagtctttatctacggcaccacaacaacctataacagggaataggttagctattccaccatttacactattggaaaccctaaaacagattagggttaggttttcttacctaagaacggaatcagaatcgccggaatagcgacacgagaagggtggttaagcacgtggagcggtggAATTGAATCCCCGGAACAaatgtcaactctctctctcactttctccctctttccttctctttcttttctcttctctcacctagggttggaaattcgtatgtaaagggagagagagggtttaagacccttatataggcctaggactgatggaaatggcctcaaggccaaggtatacttaggttatatccaaagggcatcttTTTTAATCTAATGGAGCTGCTCTGGAGGCTCCTTTTctgcgtgtggtcggacttaagctccctgacattggatctatgtcaagttgagttttcggtccgatcggatttacagatcgatcgtggcagaccagtttcagttcaacggtcaccggtactcgatcagggccacaagtgtactgacatgtgttgaaaatttttcctgatccgagggtgtaattgggttagattccgatggtcagaatccttagatttggcctgcaagtgaacgactcaattcacttaagtttcagtttattttctaaaaatattcgcgtttctcacacacttcgctccgggctcaagttatgtgtttctaagtactgttaggacttgatttccgagatggttatcaagtccagtaa contains:
- the LOC131228790 gene encoding uncharacterized protein LOC131228790 produces the protein MLEEMKLSFTDDIMRSQLPPRFRMPQITPYFRAGDPTEHLESFRAWMELRSASSSVMCRAFSLTLSGEALKWYRQLKPKSIGSFTQLSKTFIMQFIGEKDKRKPTTHLLTVTQKEDELLKNYIIRFNEETVQVNNYSDQIALAPMILSLQEGKFLFSIGKNPPTILGDLLNQAQKYSNAKELFSLRNATRSVRNLAKDRKRKEESHPLSAARREGMTTRTKAHALIDNRRADSAPIPC